The following proteins come from a genomic window of Pelagicoccus albus:
- a CDS encoding ABC transporter ATP-binding protein, whose product MSESKEDRPALALNDVRKSFRSGGDALEVLKGISFTVRPGETVSIIGPSGSGKTTLLGICAGLDQPTTGTVTLCGEDVSHMGEDQRAAIRNERVGFVFQNFQLIPTLTALENVMVPLELRGEKNVRERARELLGKVGLADRVTHYPIQLSGGEQQRVALARAFVNEPDILFADEPTGNLDSDTSEPIVDLLFELNRNLGTTLVLVTHDLELAKTTDRLLKIDHGVLSEINASGHE is encoded by the coding sequence ATGAGCGAATCGAAGGAAGACCGCCCAGCGTTGGCCCTGAATGATGTCAGAAAGTCGTTTCGGAGCGGAGGCGATGCTCTGGAAGTGCTCAAAGGAATTTCGTTTACGGTGCGTCCGGGCGAAACTGTTTCCATCATTGGACCCTCTGGCAGTGGCAAGACCACCTTGCTTGGCATCTGTGCCGGGCTAGACCAGCCAACCACAGGTACGGTGACTCTGTGTGGTGAAGATGTTTCCCACATGGGAGAGGATCAGCGAGCAGCGATTCGTAACGAGCGAGTGGGCTTCGTTTTTCAGAATTTTCAGCTCATTCCGACTTTGACTGCCTTGGAGAACGTGATGGTGCCCCTCGAATTAAGGGGGGAGAAAAACGTCAGGGAGAGAGCCCGAGAGCTTCTCGGAAAAGTGGGACTCGCGGATCGCGTTACGCATTATCCTATCCAACTTTCGGGAGGCGAGCAGCAACGCGTAGCTCTGGCCCGTGCGTTTGTGAATGAGCCGGATATCCTTTTTGCGGATGAGCCAACTGGTAATCTTGATTCGGATACCAGCGAGCCAATCGTTGACCTTCTTTTCGAACTGAATCGAAACTTAGGCACGACTCTGGTCCTGGTAACGCACGATTTGGAGCTCGCCAAAACCACGGACCGGCTTCTGAAGATCGACCACGGTGTCTTGTCCGAAATTAACGCCTCGGGGCATGAATAG
- a CDS encoding arylesterase, giving the protein MQLVKLSFSVMKQTRLASTLIAIFLTVTVLASPSSAQDSARIVFLGDSLTAGYGIDPELAYPSLIEKRIQDQGLNYEVTAAGLSGETSAGGLRRANWILQKPADILVVALGANDGLRGMDLSDTKQNLQKIIDLARQKYPDIQIVLAGMKMPPNLGDAYTKEFSEMYPDLAQKNELPLIPFLLEGVGGHPELNIADGIHPNAEGHEILAENVWEVLAPLLSD; this is encoded by the coding sequence ATGCAACTTGTTAAGCTCTCATTCTCAGTCATGAAGCAAACGCGTCTCGCCAGCACTTTGATTGCTATTTTCCTAACGGTCACGGTTCTAGCGTCACCTTCGTCCGCTCAAGACTCTGCGCGTATCGTTTTCCTAGGTGACAGCTTAACCGCCGGCTACGGAATAGACCCCGAATTGGCCTACCCCAGTTTAATCGAAAAGCGAATCCAAGATCAGGGGCTGAACTACGAGGTCACAGCCGCCGGACTGAGCGGAGAAACAAGTGCTGGTGGACTTCGACGAGCGAATTGGATTCTGCAAAAACCTGCCGACATCCTTGTTGTTGCGCTTGGAGCGAACGACGGTCTTCGCGGTATGGATTTATCGGATACGAAACAAAACCTGCAAAAGATAATCGACCTAGCCCGCCAAAAATATCCAGATATCCAGATAGTACTGGCCGGGATGAAAATGCCGCCAAACCTTGGCGACGCCTACACGAAAGAATTCAGCGAAATGTATCCTGACCTCGCCCAGAAGAACGAGCTACCCCTAATCCCATTCCTGCTAGAGGGAGTCGGAGGGCATCCGGAGCTGAATATCGCCGATGGCATCCACCCCAACGCGGAGGGCCATGAAATCCTCGCCGAGAACGTTTGGGAAGTCCTGGCTCCGCTCCTGAGCGACTAG